A window from Telopea speciosissima isolate NSW1024214 ecotype Mountain lineage chromosome 8, Tspe_v1, whole genome shotgun sequence encodes these proteins:
- the LOC122671603 gene encoding nuclear transcription factor Y subunit C-3-like — MDQQAHGQPPVMGVVGSGAQMPYGANPYQANQMMGANPSGSVVPSVGSIQSSGQPAGFTASPAQLAQHQLAYQHIHQQQQQQLQQQLQSFWTSQYQEIEQTTDFKNHSLPLARIKKIMKADEDVRMISAEAPVIFARACEMFILELTLRSWNHTEENKRRTLQKNDIAAAITRTDIFDFLVDIVPREDLKDEVLASMPRGGSLPVGGPAEPLPYYYMPPQHSPQVGTPGMIIGKPVVDQALYAQQGHPYMSQQMWPQPPQQQQQPPPSDS; from the coding sequence ATGGATCAGCAAGCTCATGGACAGCCCCCTGTCATGGGAGTGGTTGGTAGTGGAGCGCAAATGCCATATGGTGCAAACCCATATCAAGCTAACCAAATGATGGGGGCCAACCCTTCTGGATCAGTTGTCCCATCTGTTGGTTCCATTCAATCTTCGGGTCAGCCAGCAGGTTTCACAGCCTCCCCTGCTCAGCTTGCACAACACCAACTTGCTTATCAGCATATTcaccagcagcagcagcagcaactacAGCAACAACTCCAGTCTTTTTGGACAAGTCAATACCAAGAAATTGAGCAGACAACTGACTTCAAGAACCATAGCCTACCACTGGCAAGGATCAAGAAGATCATGAAGGCTGATGAGGATGTACGAATGATATCTGCAGAAGCACCTGTCATATTTGCCAGGGCCTGTGAGATGTTCATCTTGGAGTTGACACTGCGTTCATGGAATCACACAGAGGAGAACAAGCGCCGGACACTCCAGAAGAATGACATTGCAGCAGCGATTACAAGGACTGATATCTTTGATTTTCTGGTCGATATTGTGCCCAGAGAGGATCTGAAGGATGAGGTACTTGCCTCAATGCCTAGAGGGGGGTCCCTGCCAGTTGGAGGTCCAGCTGAACCTCTTCCGTATTACTATATGCCACCTCAGCATTCGCCACAGGTTGGAACTCCAGGGATGATCATTGGTAAGCCTGTGGTGGATCAAGCACTATATGCTCAACAGGGTCATCCTTACATGTCTCAGCAGATGTGGCCTCAACCAccacagcaacagcagcagccaCCACCCTCAGATTCTTGA